TTGGTCTAACATTCACTGCAACAGACATACGGGCGATCGCTCCGGTGTTAGTAGAAAGGTTAACTCGTTCGCCGTTGAGCTTTTCCGTTATACCCTTTAGCTGGGGAAAGTGATTGATCGAGAGCGAATAAAGCCACCCAAGCTGTGTTTAATTTAATACCCTATGATTCTGATATTCAGACCGATTCTGGCTAATGCGGGATTACCATTCACAATGTTTATGTTGGGACTTCCCTTCATTGCTTCGCTAGCAACATTTGGTTTGGCGGGCTTAGGGATTGTCCTAGTAGAAGCTTTGGGACTTCATCAACGAGAATCCGTCTCTTGGATACAAGCCTTTTGGACATCGGTCTGGGCAAATCTATTCTCTACCTTTATGGGACTTATATTTACTTTCATGTACGCAGCCAGTGGATTTCTAATTCTCTTAATCATCAATGTAGTTTTACTGAGCTGGTTCTTAAGTCGTTTGCTACTCCGTGTCCTAGCGGAGCTTCGAGGTAATGTTCAGCTTCTACTTTTGCAAGCCCTTACCTACTTGATAAGCTTCATTGTGAGTTTAGCTATTTTTATAACTGGAGGTATTTTAAATTTTGGGATTGGCATCAAGACAAGAATGCTCATAGAGCCAGGGTCATTCACTCTGAATGTTTATGTCACAGCCGTCCTAGGATTACTAGCCTTAAACTTTCTCCTCACTTGGATTCTGGAAAGCTACTGGCTAACTGGAAAATGGAAGGAAAAATCTCCTGCAAAACTTTGTCGGACAGTCTTTTGGATTAATGTCCGCTCGTATGTTTACATTCTCTTACCCATTGTGATATTGGGAGGCATCCTCCAGAGAAAGCTGTAGGAAGATGTTGTTGATTACATCGCACAAAACTGATCCTAAAGATAAATAATTAATTGTTAAGCAATCAGTATATAACACATCATTGGAGCGGACAATATTGAGGTATTACGGAGTTGAGTTGGGGGCGATCGCTAGTGATAGAAATTTATAGACTCAATGTGTTGATATCGTCTAGCTGGCTTCGCTGAAAGTCCTTGCACTCTTTCCTGAGGAATACCTGTTAAGCCGAAAGTACCTAGGAAATGTTCTGTTAAGATAGTCGTTCGAGTCTGGTTTGTTGTTGCGAAAGCACCCAGGAAGATGTTGGTAAGGGTGGTGGCGAAGGGCGATCCTCCGAAGGAGAGGCTGTGCCAACGCTGAATCCGAAAACGCTCAGAAGGTTGGTGGTGAGGCAAAGATTCGGCTTGTAAAATCTAGGTACTTACAGCAATGGTTACCATTGTGCCTGCCAATGTCTGTGTCTACAAACCTGCACATCAAGCTATTGGGAGAATTTTGCCTCATGTCCGATGGAAGATCCATCACTGGGGTGAATTCAGAACGGTTGCAGGCATTGCTGGCCTTTATTGTGTTGCACCGGGACCGGGACACACCACAACTCCGGCAACAGCTAGCTGTTCATCTCTGGCCCGATGCGACCGATACCGATGCAAAAGCCAATTTGCGGCGACGGTTGCATGAGTTGAAGCAGTTGATTCCTGAAATCGATCGCTGGTTGCGTGTCGAACCAAAAACCATTCAATGGATACAAGATGAGAGCTGCTGGCTGGATGTCGCAGAGTTTAAAGCCGCGATCGCCGCTACCATTCCACTCCCCCAAACTCCCACTCCCCTATATTCCTCCATCCAGGCACTCGAACAAGCTGTGAACTTGTATCAAGGTGACTTGCTCCCCAGTTGCTATGACGATTGGATCGAACCCTACCGGGAGCAACTACGGCAACAAGCGATCGCTGGGTTGGATACCTTAGTGACAACGTTTACCACCCAAGGCGATAACCGCTCTGCCATTCGCTATGCCCAACACTTGCAGCGAATCGATCCATTGTACGAGCCTGCCTATTGCCATTTGATGCGGCTCCATGCCCAAGCGGGCGATCGCGCCAGTGCGTTGCGGGTCTATCACCAATGCATGACGACACTGCAAGCCGAGTTGGGCGTGAATCCTAGCCCCACCACCGGCAAGCTTTACCAGGACTTGCTCACCCTGGATGATGATCCACCGCCGTTAACCTGTGCCGCCAGTGCCCCAATCCAGGCACCAGCCGTTTCCCCATTACTGCCGTTGGCTCCGTCAAGTCTGGCAGTGCCGACAACGGAATTGCCCTTGATTGGTCGAGAGACCGAGTGGGCTGCCATACAGGTCTGGCGATCGCACTGTAGGTCACAGCATCAGCCGGATCTGTTGTGGCTCTTGGGCGAACCGGGCATTGGCAAAACCCGCTTACTGGAGGAATTGGCAAAAACCGTGCAGTCCAGTGGCGGTTATGTGCTCTGGGGTAAGGGATTTGAGGCGGAAATGCTGCGACCCTATGGGGTGTGGGTGGATATTTTTCAGGCGATCGGTGCGACAAAATTTTTGGATGAACTGAAATCTTTGGTGTTGCATGCAGAGTCAGCAGCAACCTTGAACCGAGGGCGGTTGTTTGATTTGGCGGCACAGTTCATCAGCCAATTAGCAGAAACCGCCCCAGTGCTGATCGTGCTGGACGATATCCAGTGGTTAGACGAAACCTCGATCGCCTTTCTACACTACGCGGTTCGCCTGTTCAGTCAGCAGAAATCCGTCTGGTTTGCCTGTGCTGCCCGCAAACGGGAAATCGAAGTCAACTTGGCTGCCGATAAGTTGATCCAGGCATTGCACCGGGAACATCGGATTCGCACGGTGGAACTGACACCCCTCGATCGCCCGCAAACCCTGGCATTGGCTCAAGCTGTCGGCTATACCGCTGACGACGATCGCATTTTTGCTAACAGTGGCGGCAATCCCCTGTTTGCCCTGGAAATTGTCCGTGCCCACGCGCAGTCCGATCGCTCAGCACCCGATACCCTGGAAAAGCTGATTCAGGGCAGGCTGCGCCAGTTAGATGAGCCAGCACGGGAGTTAATGCCCTGGATGGCGGCGTTGGGGCACAGTTTCAACCCCACCACCTTGGCGAAAGTGGCAGATTACCCTTTGCCCCGATTACTGAGTGCGATTGACCAGTTAGAGCGACATGGCATCATTCGTCCCGGTAGCGCGATGGCGGGCGAACTGTCCTATAACTTTGCCCATGACATTGTACGACAGGCGGCTTACGAGCAGTTTTCCGTACCCCGGCGCAGGCTGATGCATACTCACATTGCCCAGACGTTACAGGCGATCGCCACTCCGACTTCTCCGATGATCAGCGATGTAGCCCACCATGCCGACCTCGGCAGTGATCATCAACTGGCCGCAACCGCCTGTTGGATGGCGGCAGAGCGTTGTTTGCGGGTCTTTGCCTATGCGGAAGCGGCTGAACTCGCCCAGCGCGGTATTCGGCATTGTCCGTATTTAGGTACGGCAGATCGCATTCATCTGCACTTAAACTTGCTGAAAGCCTGTGTCAAAGCGGGCGTGCCTAAGCCTCAAGCCAATGCCCTCAAGCAAGCCTTACAAACCCTGATCC
The Neosynechococcus sphagnicola sy1 DNA segment above includes these coding regions:
- a CDS encoding BTAD domain-containing putative transcriptional regulator, with protein sequence MSDGRSITGVNSERLQALLAFIVLHRDRDTPQLRQQLAVHLWPDATDTDAKANLRRRLHELKQLIPEIDRWLRVEPKTIQWIQDESCWLDVAEFKAAIAATIPLPQTPTPLYSSIQALEQAVNLYQGDLLPSCYDDWIEPYREQLRQQAIAGLDTLVTTFTTQGDNRSAIRYAQHLQRIDPLYEPAYCHLMRLHAQAGDRASALRVYHQCMTTLQAELGVNPSPTTGKLYQDLLTLDDDPPPLTCAASAPIQAPAVSPLLPLAPSSLAVPTTELPLIGRETEWAAIQVWRSHCRSQHQPDLLWLLGEPGIGKTRLLEELAKTVQSSGGYVLWGKGFEAEMLRPYGVWVDIFQAIGATKFLDELKSLVLHAESAATLNRGRLFDLAAQFISQLAETAPVLIVLDDIQWLDETSIAFLHYAVRLFSQQKSVWFACAARKREIEVNLAADKLIQALHREHRIRTVELTPLDRPQTLALAQAVGYTADDDRIFANSGGNPLFALEIVRAHAQSDRSAPDTLEKLIQGRLRQLDEPARELMPWMAALGHSFNPTTLAKVADYPLPRLLSAIDQLERHGIIRPGSAMAGELSYNFAHDIVRQAAYEQFSVPRRRLMHTHIAQTLQAIATPTSPMISDVAHHADLGSDHQLAATACWMAAERCLRVFAYAEAAELAQRGIRHCPYLGTADRIHLHLNLLKACVKAGVPKPQANALKQALQTLIQEAAVLGLKEDESTGLEALIVLNYDHGNLSEVQQYSLRAAERGRTASPATTMYMLAHTGSCLAEIGRDMIRAESLLLEAQSISDRLSIPAIDIPFGLGCVRRFQGQIDEARSLLRQGWQMAQMAQDHWRECLCLTNLVMLELETGNPTTALNEGNELIHVSAQMGGGSEAPHAAALDAVTRYVLQEKNAADSLLRSLQMLRQIDSPRMLAYMQTIAAQWDLTQGNGQQAVARAEEALAAAQLINNPIAIALAGSVIIQANHQRGNLDCAQRHLADLKTQLKDHTLSAQAQQRMINLDVLLNPSIHP